DNA from Bacteroidota bacterium:
CTTTATGGCTCGAAGGGAAAGCATATGTACCCTTGCATCCACATCAGCCTATTGACCGCAGCACCGAAATTCTGTCGCAAATGGCAATCAATACGGTGTTAGATTCATCCATAGCGTCTGATTTTTCGGCTTATACACTAATTGAAACTTCGAAACTGCCCGACAATGGAACGCAAATTGAGGGATTTTCGGAAACTAGCGACAGCGGCATTGCCTATATACTTTTTACCTCCGGAAGTACCGGAAAGCCCAAAGGCGTTGAAATATCAAGGGGAAATCTTGGGGCATTCACAGATTCTTTCTGGACCACCGGTATCAATTTGACTGAAAATGACCGCTGTTTACAGTGTTTTGATCTAACTTTCGATGTATCTATTCAGTCTTTTCTGACGCCTCTTCTTAGGGGTGCGTGTGTTTATACCATTCCTCATAATCAGATAAAATACAGTTATGTATATGGATTGCTCACGGACCATAACCTGACATTTGGTGCGATGGCGCCGTCAATGCTCAGGTTCCTGAGGCCTTATTTTGATGAGATCGAAGCACCGGATATGAAGGCTTGTATTTTAACTGCCGAAGCTTCGCCCGCTGATCTGGCCATGGAATGGTATCAATGCATCCCCAATGCCGACATCTATGATCTATACGGGCCAACAGAAGCAACCATCTATTGTACCTGCTACAAAGTGGAAAAAAGCGGTGTAAACAAGACGCTCAATGGAATGTTGTCTATTGGGAATCCCTTGAAAAACGTCACTGCGATCATTGTTGATGAAGATGAAAAATTACTTCCGCGTGGCGAAAAGGGAGAATTGTGTGTTTCAGGCGGGCACATCAGTCCGGGATACTGGAATGATCCCGAAAAAACCCAGCGGGCCTTTTTCGTGAAGGAGATAGAAGGGGTCCTTCACAGGTTTTACCGAACGGGCGATGTATGCTATTATGATGCGGATGGTTTATTAATGCTGTATGGCCGGATTGATTCCCAGGTAAAAATTCAGGGTTACCGGGTTGAGTTGGGCGAAATAGAATTTCACGCAAGGTATTTCCTTAATGGAAATAATGTGGTGGTACTTCCATTTATCAATGATAGCGGCAATACTGAATTGGCTCTGTTCATTGAAATGGTATCGGCCGACACTGCTGCTCTGATGGATTATTTAAAGCAAAAACTACCGTTTTACATGATTCCTACAAAGATTATTTTCGAGCCCCAGTTCCTGCTGAATTCAAACAGTAAGGTTGATAAGCTTAAGTTGAAAGAAAAACTCAGTTCATTATGTCAGAATACATAATACGGCGGGCAATTCTTGCCGATATTGACTTTTTAGTTGAAACGATTATTGAGGCTGAAAAAAGCGGCACTGAAGTATTAACATATTCTACGATATTTGGATTAAGTTATGATGAAACAAAGAGGGCTATAGATTCAATGCTTCGTGAAGATATCGAAGGCTGTGAATTATCGATGTCGGGATTTGCCATCGCCGAAAAAAATAATGAGATTGCCGCTGCTATGTGTGCTTGGGTAGAGGGAGCAGAGGGAATTTCATCAACAATACTCAAAGGCAACCTGCTGGGATTCGTCTTGCCGGCAGAAGCCCTTATCAAAGCAAGAAGTGTAAGCCATATTGTTGCACCACTTACCATTGAGTTTACACCCGGATCATTGTGTATAGGGTTAGTTTATGTGAACGCTATGCATCGGGGAAAAAATTTAGTAAACGAATTGTTGCAGTTTCACATCCAGAAGGCGGTTGCAACACATTCTATTTCAGATGTTTGCATACAGGTTTTTGCCAATAACGTTGCCGCCATCAAAGCCTATAGCAAGGTTGGATTCGAATATACCCGCGTTTGTGAGGTATTAACTGAAGGTATTGATAAACTCCTGCCCTCCGGAAAAAAAGTATTAATGACTAAATTTATCTAGGCCAAAATGGAAAAAGAAATAATAGTTAGCAAACTTACAGCGATTTTCAGGGATATTTTCAATAATGAGAATCTGGTGCTTACCCGCGAAATGACAGCCAATGATGTTGAAGACTGGAGCTCGCTTACACACGTTTTAATGATAAAACAGGTTGAGTCCGTTTTTGCAATTAAGATATCACTTAAAGAATTGAACAAACTGAAAAATGTGGGCGTGCTGATAGATCTTATTGAATCAAAGACGCTGTAAATAGTAAATTCCAGATAAGATAAACTCCAAGCTTAACGGGAACAGAACATTAACCTAAACTATGACTTTTACATCACTTCATTTTTTATTATTCTTTCCGGCAGTAGTAATTATTTATTACCTGCTCCCTCAAAAGGTCAGATGGGGCTTCCTCCTTATCGCGAGCTACTTTTTTTATATCAATATTAAACCGGTATACGCGATTTTGCTTGCCGGAGTAACTCTTACAACATATTTATTTACCCGGCTAATCGACCGCGCCAAAAGCGAAAGAAATAAAAAAAGGTTGCTGATAGCTGATGTTGTGCTTACCCTGTTTCCGCTGTTCTTTTTCAAATATTTTAGCATGGTTAATCATACGATAATTGCCATGCTTCAGCAGGTCGGGATCCACTGGCTCCTGCCAGATATAACGTTCATATTGCCGGTAGGTATCTCATTTTATACATTCATGGCCATAGGCTATGCTATTGATGTTTATAATGAGGACGTTACCGTGGAAAAGAATCTTGCTGTGGTTGCGTTGTTTTTATCATTCTTTCCTGTCGTTTTATCGGGGCCCATTGAACGGGCCGGCAATATGCTGAGCCAGTTCAGGGCCCGGCTCAACTTTAATTATCCTCTTGCCGTAAAAGGACTGAAGCTGATGTTGTGGGGTTATTTTATGAAGTTGGTAATCGCCGATAGGATTGCGATTTATACTGAACAGGTATTTCGGAGTGTTGATTTGCAGCCCGGCACTTCGCTACTTATGGCGACAATACTTTACCCGGTACAGGTATACGGTGATCTGGGCGGATATTCTCTGATCGCCATTGGCTGTGCGAATATTATGGGAATAAACGTGATCCAGAATTTCAATCGCCCGTTTTTTGCCACAACCATGTCGAAATTCTGGCAGCGTTGGCATATATCCCTGATAAGCTGGCTGACTGATTATGTGTTCACACCATTATCATACAGCTTCAGGAGTTTTAAGATAAGCGGAATCATGATGGCACTTATGCTTACGTTTATTATTTCTGGCATCTGGCATGGTGCCCAGACTACTTTTATAATCTGGGGCGCGATTCAGGGTGCAGTGCTGAGTTTTGAAGCCCTTACGATGAAACGACGCTCGTTGTTTGAAAAAAAATTCGGGTTGAAGGATAAGTGGTGGTACCTTTTGTTAAATACCGCAATTATTTATATGCTCTTTGCTTTTTCCTTGCTATTTGGTGGAGCTGTGGGTTCGATCTCAAAGACCATCACCGTTTTTGTAAAAGTTTTCACCGATTTCCGCCATCCTTATGTTGACAGGGAAACGCTGGTCTATGCATTTATCGGGATTTTCATTTTATTTATCTCTGAAATCAGAGATGAATATTTCCCGGGGAAATTTAAAATTTACGATAGTAAACATATAGCAGTACGGTGGCCGGCATACCTGCTTACACTGGCAATTATTGTTTTTGCTGGAGTATATTCCGGCAGTAAATTCATCTATTTTCAGTTTTAATCATGATGAAACATTTTGTTTTTCGGATCGCACTTTTTTCATTATTTGCACTGATGCTGTTTACCGGCATATACCTGTTGTCGGATCAGATGATCAATCTCCGTAAAAAGCACTTTTTCAAAGTGAATAAAAATGTAAATATTGTTTTTGCTGGAGATTCCAATATAGCCTGTTCTGTGAACGACAGCCTGATTCCTCACTCGGTTAATCTGGCTAGTAATGGGGAAACCTATATGTACACGTATTACAAATTAAAAAATCTGTTTGAATACAATCCTCAGATAAAAACAGTTTTTCTCAATTACACGTATTCTAATATTGATATTGCTTCCGAAACTTATTTTTTATATTCAAAAGAACATCTTACCGACAAGAATTCATCATTCAATTATCTATTGGGTCAGAATGAAAAACACTTATTATTTTTCCATAATCCCCTGGGTTATATTTTGTCTCTTCAGTTAGCCGTTCAAAAGAATATTACACGAATCTGTAAAACATTTACTGGCAGCAATCAAGACATACGAGATTATAATTTTGGTCGGTATTATTTTTTGGATAGACACAAAGTGGATGAAGACATATACCATTGTTTCTTCCGCGAATGGACCTTCACAAAATCAGACATACAATTGTATTATCTCAAAATGATATCAGATTTATGTAAGGAGCACTCTGTTCTGCTTGTTCTTCTGAAACCGCCAGCACATCCCTTCAACAAGTATTTTCTTGTACAAGAAATGAAACGAAGTTGGACGATTATTCAGAAAGAACAATTGAAAGACTCCCTCCTTGATTTTACGACCCTGCCAATACCCGATTCATGCTACAGTGATTTGGCGCACCTAAATTATAAGGGCGCACGCATTTTTTCTAAGCAGTTAAATGCGGTTATAGAATCCAATAAAAGGGTAGTGAAACCTTGAAAAGCAGATTGATTGTTGGCGGGCAGCATTAGTACCGGAATTTATTTGTCTGTTTTCCGTATTTTTGCACTTAATTGAAGATTGACCTATGATGAAGGAAACTGAATGGACCGAAGTAATCAGACCTAAAAAAGGTCTGTTTGACTTACGTCTGAAAGATTTATGGCGCTATCGCGACCTACTGGTGCTCTTGGTGAGAAGAGATTTTGTCGCGACCTATAAACAAACGGTGCTCGGACCGATATGGTATTTTTTGCAACCCGTTCTTACCACTCTTATGATGTTCGTGGTGTTTACTAAAATTGCCAAAATCCCTACAGATGGTCTGCCGCCCATTTTGTTCTACATGATTGGAAATGTGGCCTGGAGTTATTTTTCTGTTTGCCTCACGAAAACATCTAATACATTTATTATCAATGCCGGAATTTTCGGAAAAGTATATTTCCCGCGACTTATTATTCCGCTGTCAACAGTCATTTCAAGTCTTATTGCCTTTTTAACACAAATGATTCTTTTTATAGCACTGTTGATTTACTACCATTTTAATGGATTCAGCATGCATTTTGACGCATCTCTGGCATTAGTTCCTTACTTCATTCTTTTGATGGCGCTGCTTGGTCTCGGACTGGGAATTATCTTTTCTTCTCTGACAACCAAGTACCGCGACCTCGCGCTTCTCCTTACTTTTGGGGTGCAACTATTTATGTATGCAACACCGGTCATCTATTCCGTTTCATCTATTGGCGGAAACCTTCGCAGGGTTATCATGCTGAATCCGCTCACTTCAATCATAGAAGGATTTCGTCACGCATTTCTCGGAACCGGACTTCTCGATTTTCACCTGATTTTATATTCAACTATTTTTACACTAGTAGTGCTTTGTATTGGTGTATTGATGTTTAACAGGGTAGAGCAGAGTTTTATGGATACTGTTTAGGGGTAAGGGATTGGTGAACGATGGAAGTGAATAGACAAATGAGTATTGGAAGTAACTATTGAATCTGTCAGATGACTCATAAAATAAGTAGTTTTAAAGACTTGGAGGATTGGAAACACTCACACGAATTAGTGTTGAGCCTTTACTCCATTTCTTCAGGTTTTCCTAAAAATGAAGAATTCAGAATCACAAATCAGTTACTACGCGCAGGTATTTCAATTCCAACAAATATTGCGGAGGGCGCAGGAAGATTCTCAAACAAAGAGTACATTCATTTTCTCGTCATCGCACGAGGATCTGTAGAAGAAGTAAAATACTTGGTTTTCCTGGCAAAGGAATTACATTATATACCGGAAGAAAAATATCTGGAACTGGATTTGGGCATTAATCAAATAGGCAAAATGCTGAATGGCTTAATCTGCAGCCTCAGAAATCAACCCCCAACCCCCAACCCCCAACCCCATGAAAATAATTGAACTCGAAAATATAAGCAAGCAATACCGTCTGGGGCTGGTAAGCAGCAGAACCGTTGCCGGTGATCTGAACCGATTCT
Protein-coding regions in this window:
- a CDS encoding MBOAT family O-acyltransferase, with the protein product MTFTSLHFLLFFPAVVIIYYLLPQKVRWGFLLIASYFFYINIKPVYAILLAGVTLTTYLFTRLIDRAKSERNKKRLLIADVVLTLFPLFFFKYFSMVNHTIIAMLQQVGIHWLLPDITFILPVGISFYTFMAIGYAIDVYNEDVTVEKNLAVVALFLSFFPVVLSGPIERAGNMLSQFRARLNFNYPLAVKGLKLMLWGYFMKLVIADRIAIYTEQVFRSVDLQPGTSLLMATILYPVQVYGDLGGYSLIAIGCANIMGINVIQNFNRPFFATTMSKFWQRWHISLISWLTDYVFTPLSYSFRSFKISGIMMALMLTFIISGIWHGAQTTFIIWGAIQGAVLSFEALTMKRRSLFEKKFGLKDKWWYLLLNTAIIYMLFAFSLLFGGAVGSISKTITVFVKVFTDFRHPYVDRETLVYAFIGIFILFISEIRDEYFPGKFKIYDSKHIAVRWPAYLLTLAIIVFAGVYSGSKFIYFQF
- a CDS encoding acyl carrier protein; this encodes MEKEIIVSKLTAIFRDIFNNENLVLTREMTANDVEDWSSLTHVLMIKQVESVFAIKISLKELNKLKNVGVLIDLIESKTL
- a CDS encoding AMP-binding protein, whose product is MYFGLVVNDDLETYASIFALWLEGKAYVPLHPHQPIDRSTEILSQMAINTVLDSSIASDFSAYTLIETSKLPDNGTQIEGFSETSDSGIAYILFTSGSTGKPKGVEISRGNLGAFTDSFWTTGINLTENDRCLQCFDLTFDVSIQSFLTPLLRGACVYTIPHNQIKYSYVYGLLTDHNLTFGAMAPSMLRFLRPYFDEIEAPDMKACILTAEASPADLAMEWYQCIPNADIYDLYGPTEATIYCTCYKVEKSGVNKTLNGMLSIGNPLKNVTAIIVDEDEKLLPRGEKGELCVSGGHISPGYWNDPEKTQRAFFVKEIEGVLHRFYRTGDVCYYDADGLLMLYGRIDSQVKIQGYRVELGEIEFHARYFLNGNNVVVLPFINDSGNTELALFIEMVSADTAALMDYLKQKLPFYMIPTKIIFEPQFLLNSNSKVDKLKLKEKLSSLCQNT
- a CDS encoding four helix bundle protein codes for the protein MTHKISSFKDLEDWKHSHELVLSLYSISSGFPKNEEFRITNQLLRAGISIPTNIAEGAGRFSNKEYIHFLVIARGSVEEVKYLVFLAKELHYIPEEKYLELDLGINQIGKMLNGLICSLRNQPPTPNPQPHENN
- a CDS encoding GNAT family N-acetyltransferase, which encodes MSEYIIRRAILADIDFLVETIIEAEKSGTEVLTYSTIFGLSYDETKRAIDSMLREDIEGCELSMSGFAIAEKNNEIAAAMCAWVEGAEGISSTILKGNLLGFVLPAEALIKARSVSHIVAPLTIEFTPGSLCIGLVYVNAMHRGKNLVNELLQFHIQKAVATHSISDVCIQVFANNVAAIKAYSKVGFEYTRVCEVLTEGIDKLLPSGKKVLMTKFI
- a CDS encoding ABC transporter permease — encoded protein: MMKETEWTEVIRPKKGLFDLRLKDLWRYRDLLVLLVRRDFVATYKQTVLGPIWYFLQPVLTTLMMFVVFTKIAKIPTDGLPPILFYMIGNVAWSYFSVCLTKTSNTFIINAGIFGKVYFPRLIIPLSTVISSLIAFLTQMILFIALLIYYHFNGFSMHFDASLALVPYFILLMALLGLGLGIIFSSLTTKYRDLALLLTFGVQLFMYATPVIYSVSSIGGNLRRVIMLNPLTSIIEGFRHAFLGTGLLDFHLILYSTIFTLVVLCIGVLMFNRVEQSFMDTV